TCCTGAAACTGTTATTGCCCTTGAAGAAGCAAGACAATTAGGGGATTTAAAAGAAAATGCCGAATATCATGCTGCAAAAGAAAAATTAAAATTAATTGATGTACAAATTGCAGAACTTGGTGCAGTTCTTAGTAAAGCTGTAATTATTGATCCCTCTTCTTTACCTCACGATAGAGTTTCATTTGGTTCGACTGTAAAATTAGTAAACACAGACACTGATGAAGAGTATGAGTACTCAATTGTAGGTGGTGTTGAATCTAATGCTGAAAAAGGAATGATTTCATTTAATTCACCTTTAGCTAAACAATTAATGGGGAAAGAAGAGGGTGATGAATTTAGTGCAACCTTACCAGGTGGTGTAAAAACTTTTGAAGTCTTGGAAGTATTTTACAAAGAACTTGAACTATAATGTTTAAATCAAACTTATTATATTTTGCTTATGTTTCCTAATATAAAAGAAAATGCTATATTTATTGCAGATTCTCACTTCAATGAAAAAAGGTCTCAACTTTTAACTTTTTTAAAAAAATTAAAATCAAAAGAGATAAAAACAGAACAACTATTTCTAATGGGTGATATGTTTGATTTTATCTCTGGAGAAAGTAAATACTTCATCAAAAGAAATAAAAAAGTAATCTCTTTAATAAATGAATTATCTCAAAATATTGAAATGATATATTTAGAAGGTAACCATGATTACAATTTAAAAAATCTATTCCCAAATGTAAAAGTATACAAAAGAGAAACACATCCTATTTTTATGAATTATCAAAATCAAGAAGTAGCTTTAAGTCATGGGGATATATTTGTAAATGATAAATTTTATGATGTTTATTGTAAATTTATTAGAAATCATATTTTTTTACTTTTTATGAATACAATTGATTTTAAAAATTATATCTCTAAAAAGATTTATTATGGGCTTTTGGGAAAGAATATTTGTCATAATATCAAAAGCTTTAAAGATATCGTTTCAAAAAGAGTTAAGCACTATGATGCAAAAATAATTATTGAAGGACATTTTCATCAAGGAAAAGAGTATATTATTCATGAAAAAAGATATAAAAACATACAATCTTTAACTTGTAGCAACGAATATGTAGTTTTAGAAAATAATAAATTTATAGGAAAAAGTCTATGACTGATATAACTTTTGTATTAATTATTTTTGTAATTTTGATATTAGTTTTTTTATTGACTCTATTTTTTTTATAAAATAAAAAAGACAAAAAGAGTTATAGGTTCATACCATAAAGAAGATACAAAAAAATATATTAATACAAGACTTATAACTCTACCTTCTTCTTTTGAGTCTTTAAGTAATAATACTTTGAGAGAAGAATCAAAAGAATTATTTGAAATATTTAAATTGTTAGATTATAAAAATAAACATGAAGAATATGAAAAAAAATCTTGGCACTCTTGGCAAATGAGTTTTTTAATTGCTATGTATAAAAGAGATTTGGAACTTTTTTTACCCACTTGTAATGATGTTTTTCATGAAGAAATATTAAAAGACGGTTTAGAAAATCTTCAAATATCACTAAAACAAATAATGGGAAAATACAAAAAAGAAGTACGAGTAGATAAATCAAAAGATATCTTGTCAAAACATCTAATTTGGGAAGGTAAAGAAGTAGAAAGATTGATGTATTATTTATATAAATATAAAAACACTAGTAAGGATAAGTCATAGCAGAGTTTAAAGTTGAAAGTAAATATAGCCCAGCTGGAGATCAACCCCAAGCAATAGAAAAATTAAGTGAATCAATACTTGCAGGTAATCAATATAATACACTGCTTGGAGTAACAGGTTCAGGTAAAACTTATACTATGGCAAAAGTTATTGAGAAAACTCAAAAACCAACTTTAATAATGACTCATAATAAAACTTTGGCTGCCCAACTATACAGTGAATTTAAATCTTTTTTCCCTAACAATCATGTGGAATATTTTATCTCTTATTATGATTATTATCAACCAGAAGCTTATATTCCAAGAAGTGATTTGTTTATAGAAAAAGACAGTTCTATAAACTCAGAACTTGAAAGAATGAGATTAAGTGCAACAGCTTCTTTACTCTCTTTTGATGATGTTATTGTAGTAGCTTCTGTCTCTGCAAACTATGGTTTAGGAAATCCTGCTGAATATAAATCTATGGTACAAAAACTATCTGTGGGATTTGAATACTCACAACGTACGCTTTTAATGAAACTTGTGGACATGGGTTATAAAAGAAATGACAAGTTTTTTGACCGAGCTGATTTTAGAGTAAACGGGGATGTTATTGATGTCTTTCCTGCTTATTGGCAAGATGAATTTATTCGCATAGAGTTTTTTGCAGATGAAGTTGAATCAATTTCTATTCATGAATACATGACTAATGTAAAACAAAAAGATGTACAAGATGTAACTATTTATTCTGTAAATCCTTTTGTTGTAAATAGTGAAAACCTAGCAACAGCTGTAAAAAAAATTGAAGAAGAGTTAGAAGATAGATTGGCCTTTTTAAAGGCTGAAGATAGACTTGTAGAGTATCAAAGACTAAAACAGAGAGTAGAGTTCGATTTAGAGATGATTGAAGGTACTGGTATGTGTAAAGGAATAGAAAACTATGCTCGACACTTGACAGGACTTGAACCTGGTGAAACACCTTACTCTATGATGGATTATTTTGAACAAATAGGAAAAGACTTTTTACTTATAGTTGATGAATCTCACGTATCATTACCCCAATTTAGAGGAATGCACGCCGCAGATAAAAGTAGAAAAGAAGTTCTTGTTGAGTATGGATTTAGATTACCAAGTGCTTTAGATAACCGTCCTTTGATGTTTGATGAATTTATCAATAAAGCCCCACATTATCTGTTTGTAAGTGCAACACCAAATGAACTAGAAACTTCAATGAGTTCAGTTGTAGCTGAGCAAATTATTAGACCAACTGGATTGTTAGACCCAACTATTGAGATTATGGATAGTGAATTTCAAGTTGAAAAATTACATGATGAAATCAAAAAAGTTGCTGCAAAAAATGAGCGGGTTTTAGTTACAGTTTTAACTAAAAAAATGGCAGAAGAACTAACAGCATATTATTTAGACTTAGGTATAAGAGTAAAATATATGCATAGTGAGATAGATACTTTGGAACGAGTAGAAATCATTCGTCAATTGCGATTGGGTGAATTCGATGTTCTAGTTGGAATCAATCTTTTAAGGGAAGGTTTAGATATCCCAGAAACTTCTTTGGTAGCTATTTTGGATGCAGATAAAGAAGGATTTTTAAGAAGTAAAACTTCTCTTATCCAAACAATGGGAAGAGGGGCAAGAAATCAAAATGGACGGGTTATTTTATTTGCTAAAAGAGTAACTGATTCTATGCAGTTTGCCATAGATGTGACAAATAAAAGAAGAGAAGTTCAAGAAGCACACAATAAAAAGCATGGCATCACACCAACTAGTACCACAAGAGTATTAGAAGATAACCTAAAACTTGAAGAGTACGATGCTGTAGCCTTGAAGTTAGAGAAGTTAGACAAAATGCCAGCAGCTGAGAGAAAGAAGATGCTCATAGAGCTAAATAAGGCGATGACAAAAGCTTCAAAAGACTTGAACTTCGAAGAAGCGATAAGGCTCCGTGACGAAATAGAAAAAATCAAAAAATTGTAAATAGAGGTTCATCTTTTGTCCAAACTCTGCGTTGGATAGGAATTCTTAATGCTCACGTACTTTAGTACGCTCCGCATAAAAATTTCTCTCCGCCTTGATTTTAAACAAAATCTAAATCTCTATTTACAATTTTGCTTTAAGTAATTTTATAATTATTATTCTAGTTTTATTCCTATTCTATTTGTATTCTCATAATTTGAATAAATTATTTTTGCATTGCCATAGATTAATCTTTGCGGAACTGTTCCCCAAAATCTCGAATCATTTGAGTGGTCTCTATTATCACCCATCATAAAATATTGATTCTCTGGAACTTTTATTGGAGACATGTTAAATAGTTGTTGTGGATTAAGTCCATTATCTGTTACACTTGGGTCATTGTGAATACCAGGATGATCTTTTCTATATGGATTTTTTATCCAAAGTTTTCCATCAAATTCTGATATTTGTGTTATTGGGTAATTTTTCTTAACATACTCATTACCTTCATGTGGGTGTAGATATAATACTTTATTTTGAAGAGCAACAATATCTCCACCAACTGCAACACATCTTTTTACATAATAAACTGTCTCTTCATTTGGATATCTAAATACAACAATATCTCCACGTTTTACAAAATCATAACTTCTTGTAGCAAGAATAGTGTCATTTCTTATAATAGTTTTTGCCATTGAATTAGCAGGTACACTAAATAGCTTTACTGGTGTATCCAATTTTAATAACATTATTAAGGTAAATACAATTAAATAATAAACAATAACAAATAATAAGATATATGGTGATGTACTATATTTAGAATTGTTAATATTTTTTTGTTTTTTTATAATTATAATCGGCTCAATAAATGAGTATAAAAATATTAAAATAAGAAGACTTTCTACAATAATAAATAAATAAAAATTAAAATAAATTAATGCTATATATAAAGAAAGAAAATGTATGACTAAGAATAAAGGAAAGATAGTGATAGCTTTTTTTATTCGGCCAATATACAAATGACCAGCTCCCATTGCAATTAAATTAAAAATTAGTAATTTTAAAATACTCTTTTTTTGAATTTCTTTCATTTGTATCCTTGAAATTAAATAGTCACTAAAATATTATCAATAAAGTACTTAATATATAAATTATCCTATTAACCTCTGAAACAAAATATCTTCTAAATTTTGTCTTGAATCAACTACTAACAAAATATAAACTATTTGATTCTCTATTTTATAAATGATTCGCCATCGTTTGTGAATAACTTCTCTGTATTTTGAGATACCAATTTCACTAAGTTCTGGTACTACTCTGTTTCTTTCAGGAAAATAGTGGAGTTTATTACACTCTTCTTTTATTTCAAAGAATATTTTTTTTGCTGTATTTACACTATCTGTTTTGATATATTCTATTATGTTTAAAAGGTCGTTTTGGGCGATTTCCGTCCATTGTACTTCGTAGTTCTTCATTTAGTTGAATAGTTTATTTTCTAAATTGTTAAACATTTCATCTTGTTTTAGTAGGTTTTTGTTTTCTATGTCTTTTTCACTTAGAATTATTAGTTTTAACAAGTTGATTGAATTTTGCATATTTTCATAGCTTTTTATATCTTGCACTACAGCTTTTGCTTCGCCATTTTGCGTAATTATAACAGTTCTTTTATTTTCATTGACGCCATTGATTACATCAGCTGTTTTAGATTTTAGAAAACTTATTGGTTTTATATCTTGACTTAAATACATGATATTCCTTTTTATGTCTTAAATTGTACTAAATTTAGATTTAATTTGGTATTAAGAATATATATTCTTTTATATTTTAATCCAATATTTAAAATAATCTACTAAAATCTCATCATGAAAAAAGCAACTAAAAAAGATATTGAAATAATAAAAGAAGCCTTTGTTGAAAAATACTCTGATGCTGTTACAGAACTGAGTTATAAAAATGATTTTGAATTATTGATTGCTATTATACTGTCGGCTCAATGTACGGATAAAAGGGTAAATATTATTACTCCTGCTTTGTTTGAAAAGTATCCTACTCCATTTGATTTAGCTGAGGCTTCACTTGATGAGGTTAAGGATTTATTGAAGTCTTGTTCTTTTTTTAACAATAAATCACAAAATATCATTAAGATGGCTCGAAGTGTAGTTGAACTTCATGGGGGAGATATTCCGCATGATACGAAAGCCTTGATGAAGCTAGCTGGTGTTGGAAATAAAACGGCAAATGTATTTATGATAGAAGCTGAGGGAGCTAATTTAATGGCTGTGGATACTCATGTATTTAGAGTATCGCATCGTTTAGGTTTAAGTGATGGAAAAACTGTTGAGCAAACAGAAGAACATTTGGTAAAAAAACTAAAAGGTGATTTACATATCTTTCATCAAGCTATGGTTTTATTTGGGAGATATACCTGTAAAGCAGTTAAACCTGAGTGTGATAATTGTCTATTTCCTCATGTTTGTAAGACAAAACAATCTTTTAAGCCTGCTTAGACTTAAAAGATTATTGCTCTTTACACTCTTCAGTCCATTTATCAAAAATATATTCATCTTGGATTTTATTGATATTTACATTATTCGCAACACATAAATACTCTTTGCCATTCTTTTTAATTATATAAGTAAATTTATAAATATAGTGGTCTTTTGAAGAGACAACTTTATTATTTAAAAGTTCACTTGAGAGTTTTAATATTTCTATATTGTTCTCTTGTTTATACTTCTCTTTAAAAGCATTTGGGAAAAAATTCTCTTGATTTTTTTGATACATTGTAAAAACTAATATTACAATTATGACAATAGAAGATAAGATAATAATCTCTCTTTTTTCAAATTTATTATCTAGTTTGTAGATAATAATTCCTATTAAAATAATAACTAGTATAATTCCTAAAAATATTTGCATAATCTTTCCTATTTAATTTTTATTTATGATAATTTACTTTGAATACTTTTTTTATAATCATCTTTTAAACTGATTGTAGCATTTATTGGTGCATTTGAAGAGCTTACTTTTCTTTTAACTACATTTTTTGGTATATATTTAAATGGTTTTTTACTTAATGCCTTTTCATCCACATCAATAGTAGATATGAGTTCACTTTTTATACTTTTTAATATCGTTAAAACAGTATCCAAATTTTTATCTTCAATCTCTAATGTAATTTTTGCCATATTTATTCCATAAATTTATTTTAGTATATCATATTTAGATTTATTATATTAAAATTTATGTTTATCATAATTAAATCAACAAGTAAAAGTGATTTTAAATATTAATTATTTCTTTTTATAAAACGTTAGCACATATTTGTTTATGCCTTCCATGAAGAGATTTTAGATAAAGAATTAAAGGCATTTACATTATTAATATTAATTTAAATATTATAATTAACATAAAATTAACAGACATATATAATAATCTCTCTAAAATAAAAGGAGAGAGTATTGAAAAAGTCTATATGTCTGTTAAGTATTGTTGCTTCAACAGTTTTATTAGGGAATGAAGTTGAAGTACCAACAGTAAATGTTGCGGAAAAGATAAACACAAAAGTAGTTAAAGATATAAGTGAAGATCAACTGAAATCAGCGGATTTAGCGGAAGCTTTAAGTAAAAATGTACCTTCAATATCAATTGTAAGAAGAAATGGGATTGCAAATGATATTATTTTGAGAGGACAAAAGAAAGATAATATCAATGTATTAATAGATGATGCAAAGATATATGGAGCTTGTCCAAATAGAATGGATCCAGTAACATCACATATATTAACAAATAATGTAGAAAGTGTAGAAGTAATAGAAGGACCATACGATGTTGAGAACTTTGGAACATTAAGTGGGAAAGTTCAAGTACATACAAAAGAGCCAACAAAAGATTTACATGGAGAAGTTAATTTAAATGCTGGAAGCTTCAATTATAGAAAAGCAAGTGCAACAATAAGTGGAGGAACAGATAGATTTAAATTATTACTTTCAGCTTCAACTGAAAAAAGTGATCAATATAAAGATGGAAATGGTAATGACTTTTATGAACAGCAAGTTGAAAATGGAATAGCAGCTAAGTCAGATAGAGAGTATTCAAAAGATAATCAAAACCACGAAGCATATACTAAAAAAACACTTCTCTCAAAAGCTATTTTTAATATAGATGATAGTTCAGAAGTAAAACTTTCATATACAGCAAACAGAAGTGATAATGTACTATATCCTAATACTCCAATGGATGCTGATTACGATGATTCAAATATTTATACTCTTGGATATGCAAAAAGAGATTTAGGTAAGTATTCAAAAGAGCTAAATTTAGATTATTATTACTCAGATGTTGACCATCCTATGAGTACAAAACTAAGAGATGCTGGAAAAATGATGTATATGACAAATCATATGAAATCATCTATTTGGGGAACAAAACTAAAAAACAGTATGGAACTTTCTGATTATTTAGTTACTCTTGGTTTAGATACTAGTGTTAGAAATTGGAGAGGTGAAAGTCATATGACATCAGTTGCAACTGGTGTTGATTCAGCTTTTAATACAACATTAGCATCAACAGATACTACAAATAAAGCAATTTTTGCAAAAGTTGAAAAAAATATTGGAAAATTAGATTTAGAATTTGGTTCTAGATATGACCATACAAAAATTGATGCGGATTCTAGTGCTAAAACAGATAGAAACTATAATGCCTTAAGTGCAAATGTTTTTGCTACGTATAATGCTGATAAAAGTACTAAATATTTTGCAGGAATAGGTAAATCTTCAAGAGTTCCTGATGCAAGAGAGCTTTATTATGGAAATACTAATAATGATTTAGAACAAACAAAAAACTATGAAGCTGATCTTGGTTTTGAAAAGACTATTGGAAACTTCAATATAAAAACAAAACTATTTTATTCAGTGCTAAAAGATTATATTTATAACAAAACTACAAGTCCTACAACTACAAAATTTGAAAATATTGATGCAAAAATTTATGGTATAGAAATTAGTGGATTTTATTATATGAGTGATTTCTTATCTTTAGATTATGGTATGGCATATCAAAGAGGGCAAAAGGATAAAGCACTTGAGGGACAAAGTGATAAAGATTTAGCAGAAATAACACCATTGAAAGCAAATCTTGCATTAAACTATGAGTACTCAATACATAAATTGACAGCTGAAATGGTTGCAGTTGATAATTGGAATCACAATGATAGTGATAATGGAGAACAAAAGTTAGGTGGATATGCTATTTTTAATTTAAAGTATAAAAATAACATAACTAAAAACTTTGAAATAACAGTAGGTGTTGATAATGTATTTGACAAAACTTATGCTTCAACAAATACTTATAATGATATCAAATATGTTGGAAATGGTAAAACAGAACTTTTAAATGATCCAGGAAGATATGGATATATTAATTTAAGATATAAATTCTAATAAAATAAAAGGAGAGAGTATTGAAAAAGTCTATATGTCTGTTAAGTATTGTTGCTTCAACAGTTTTGTTAGGGAATGAAGTTGAAGTACCAACAGTAAATGTTGCGGAAAAGATAAACACAAAAGTAGTTAAAGATATAAGTGAAGATCAACTAAAATCAGCGGATTTAGCGGAAGCTTTAAGTAAAAATGTACCTTCAATATCAATTGTAAGAAGAAATGGGATTGCAAATGATATTATTTTGAGAGGACAAAAGAAAGATAATATCAATGTATTAATAGATGATGCAAAGATATATGGAGCTTGTCCAAATAGAATGGATCCAGTAACATCACATATATTAACAAATAATGTAGAAAGTGTAGAAGTAATAGAAGGACCATACGATGTTGAGAACTTTGGAACATTAAGTGGGAAAGTTCAAGTACATACAAAAGAGCCAACAAAAGATTTACATGGAGAAGTTAATTTAAATGCTGGAAGCTTCAATTATAGAAAAGCAAGTGCAACAATAAGTGGAGGAACAGATAGATTTAAATTATTACTTTCAGCTTCAACTGAAAAAAGTGATCAATATAAAGATGGAAATGGTAATAATTTTTACGAACAGCAAGTTGAAAAAGGTGTTTCTTCTACAACACGTTATAAAGATTCTAATGAAAAAGCATATACTAAAAAAACACTCTTATCTAAACTAATTTTTAATATAGATGATAGTTCAGAAGTAAAATTATCATATACTGCAAATAGAAGTGATAATGTATTATATCCAGCTGGTGGAATGGATGCTGATTATGATGATTCAAATATCTATACTATCGGGTATACAAAAAGAGATTTAGGTAAGTATTCAAAAGAGTTGAATTTAGATTATTATTACTCAGATGTAGATCATCCTATGAGTACAAAATTAAGAAATCCTACTATGATGTATATGACAAGTCATATGAAAACATCAATTTGGGGAACAAAATTAAAAAATAGTATGGAACTTGCTGATTCAATTTTAACAGTTGGATTAGATACAAGTGTTAGAAACTGGAGAAGTAATAATTATCAAACATCAATTACAACAGGGAAGATTACACCAACTGCTGATTCTTTTCCATCAACAGATACTACAAATAAAGCAATATTCGCAAAATTAGAGAAAGATTTTGGTAAATTAAATTTAGATTTTGGTTCAAGATATGACCATACAAATATTGAGCCAGATGGTAATACAAAAAATGAAAGAAAATACAATGCACTAAGTGCAAATGTTTTTGCTGTTTATAATCAAGATGAATTTACTAAGTATTTTGCAGGAATTGGTAAATCTTCTAGAGTTCCTGATGCAAGAGAACTTTATTTTTCAGGAATGGGTTCAAAAGGGAATCAAGATTTAAAACAAACAAAAAACTATGAAGCTGATCTTGGTTTTGAAAAAACAATAGGTAATTTTAATATTAAATCAAAACTTTTTTATTCTGTATTAAAAGATTATATTTATAACAATGCAACAAGTAAAAAGTTTGAAAATGTTGATGCTAAGATTTATGGTGCAGAAATAAGTGGATTCTATTTATTAGGAGATTCATTTTCAGCAGATTATGGAATTGCTTATCAAAGAGGAAAAAAAGATAAAGCACTAGATGGTCAAACAAATAAAAACTTAGCTGAAATTCCTCCTTTAAAAGCTAATATAGCTTTAAATTATGAGTATTCAATTCATAAACTAACAGCAGAAATGGTAGCTGTTGATAACTGGAATAAAATTGATAGTGATAATGGTGAACAGAAGTTAGGCGGATATGCTCTTTTTAATTTAAAATATAAAAATAGCATAAGCAAAAATTTTGAAATAACTTTAGGTGTTGATAATGTATTTGATAAAACTTATGCTTCAACAAATACTTATAAAGATATTTCATATACAGTTATAGGTGGAAATCAAATTACTTTTAATGATCCAGGAAGATATGGATATATAAATTTAAGATATAAATTTTAATAAAATAAAAGGAAGATTTCTTCCTTTTATTCAAAGTCCATTCTAACTTGAGTTTGACCTGTTGTTCCAAATGCTAGGTCGATTTTTGTAGCTATTTCTTTAAAATCTACATCTTGAACAGTTTTTAGAGTTTTTATAATCTCTTTTTTCCCATTTACTAACTCTTTTGATTTTATACCATGGGAGATTGATAAACTAGCTTCAATAAAAGCTGATAATTTATCACATTGTTTTAAAGCTTTTCCATCTATTGCATTATATTTATCAACATTGTATGAAGCTAAACCATCATTTACAATTTGTATACTATCTTCATTGATTTTGTCTAAAAATTCATCTTTTATGCCATCATATAAACCTAAAAGATATGAGAATTCTTCTTTGATTTTTTCAGGAATATTTGGCATGATATCATCTTCTATTTTTATGATTTCATATTCACTAATTATTTCAGATAAATCATCAACACAATATTTTACAGGAGAAATAATATCTCTTGTTAGTGCTTCTGGTAAATCATGAAATAGTGCTGTGTAAAAGTTGTTTTGCAATCTTTTACCACAAGCATTTACATCAAGTGAATAAAAGTATCCAAATAATGCAACTGTTAACATATGCCCTAAAACAGAAGTTTCAGGTATTCTAGGTGTTTGTGACCATCTTTTTTGGAACCTAAGTCTTCCACTTAAATCAACTATTTTAGATAGTTTTTTATTTAGGGCAATTTTTCTCACTCCTATTAATTCATAATAATCTTCAAGTTCCTCTTCAACACTTTTTTTCACATCTTCTATGTCACTTAAAAAAGCGCTTGTTTGATATACAATAGAAAATTCCCATTTTGTGGCAAGATATGAGGCTGCTTTATTTATAAATCTCTCTTTTTTGTACATTTCTGGATTTTCTAAATATTCTTGGAATTTTTTTAAAAAATTACCGCCATCTATATCTTTTATAGAGTCATGAAGTTTTTCTATAACCCAAGTATTTATCTCTTTTGATTTTTTTTGTAAGGCATTTCGAAAAACGTCAGGTCTAATGTCAGTTACTACTACTCGTCGTAAGA
This portion of the Arcobacter nitrofigilis DSM 7299 genome encodes:
- a CDS encoding HD domain-containing protein: MINHKIIDYIFTSASIQRWNDYPRMVELVELDKQAHKFIIAYFIAKLEDDINYTHLIEAGIFEFLRRVVVTDIRPDVFRNALQKKSKEINTWVIEKLHDSIKDIDGGNFLKKFQEYLENPEMYKKERFINKAASYLATKWEFSIVYQTSAFLSDIEDVKKSVEEELEDYYELIGVRKIALNKKLSKIVDLSGRLRFQKRWSQTPRIPETSVLGHMLTVALFGYFYSLDVNACGKRLQNNFYTALFHDLPEALTRDIISPVKYCVDDLSEIISEYEIIKIEDDIMPNIPEKIKEEFSYLLGLYDGIKDEFLDKINEDSIQIVNDGLASYNVDKYNAIDGKALKQCDKLSAFIEASLSISHGIKSKELVNGKKEIIKTLKTVQDVDFKEIATKIDLAFGTTGQTQVRMDFE